The Microbacterium sp. SORGH_AS_0862 genome has a segment encoding these proteins:
- a CDS encoding SseB family protein: MVHRQPWDARRPDACGFQFDGVGTLIGVYSTAERAAEAAGTDTTLLAVPLLQALDWLASFAQAGVAGIVLDSPGPWTSLANQRLFQQWIPQRRDSPDAIVIAPRVQAVADACTAAQDDATYAAVVREIADAELFVVLDPTGDGARPASIVNGRGERVLLAFTDSERVDAIYAGKEITVVPRSGREILRLLGGAFDVLVLDPQHPSSFALTPERIGDDVS, from the coding sequence GTGGTTCATCGTCAACCGTGGGACGCCCGAAGACCCGACGCCTGCGGATTTCAGTTCGACGGCGTCGGCACGCTCATTGGGGTCTACAGCACCGCGGAGCGCGCGGCGGAAGCGGCGGGAACAGACACAACGCTGCTCGCCGTCCCGCTGCTGCAGGCGCTCGACTGGCTCGCCTCCTTCGCGCAGGCCGGTGTCGCCGGGATCGTGCTGGACTCACCGGGACCGTGGACGTCGCTGGCGAACCAGCGCCTCTTCCAGCAGTGGATTCCGCAGAGACGTGATTCACCGGATGCGATCGTGATCGCTCCTCGCGTGCAGGCCGTGGCCGATGCCTGCACCGCAGCGCAAGACGACGCGACCTACGCCGCGGTCGTCCGAGAGATCGCGGACGCCGAGCTGTTCGTGGTTCTCGACCCGACGGGCGACGGCGCCAGGCCTGCCAGCATCGTGAACGGCCGGGGCGAGCGCGTCCTGTTGGCATTCACCGATTCGGAACGGGTCGACGCGATCTACGCGGGCAAGGAGATCACCGTGGTCCCGCGCTCCGGGCGCGAGATCCTGCGACTCCTCGGCGGGGCGTTCGACGTGCTGGTGCTCGACCCGCAGCATCCGTCGTCGTTCGCGTTGACGCCCGAGCGGATCGGCGACGACGTCAGCTGA
- a CDS encoding amino acid permease: protein MTTESSTSRTEAALLRTASIAQAEGAGFHKGLRPRQIQMIAIGGAIGTGLFMGAGGRLATAGPALVLVYAVCAVFAFLVMRALGELIVHRPSTGSFVSYAREFYGEKMAFAAGWMYWLNWAMTSVADVTAVALYMNFFKQYVPALVGIPQWVFALVALVLVLTMNLLSVKVFGELEFWFAIIKVAALVTFLVVGIFFVVTGTPVAGSTPGFHLIVDNGGVFPNGILPALIVVQGVVFAYASIELVGTAAGETENARKIMPKAIRAVVFRLAVFYVGSVLLFALLLPFSSYKAGESPFVTFFGSIGVQGADVIMNLVVLTAVVSSLNAGLYSTGRILHSMAVTGSAPAPLKRMNRAGVPYMGIAVTAVVTALGVVLNALVPSQAFEIALNVSALGIISAWAVIILCQIKLQRLSRTGVMERPSFRMPGAPYTGWVTLVFLAAVIVLMALDFPIGTFTVGSLVVIVPALIGGWFLLRDRIRMLAAEQTGTIAALQRTDEGGA, encoded by the coding sequence ATGACAACGGAGTCGAGCACGTCGCGGACGGAGGCCGCGCTGCTGCGCACGGCCTCGATCGCCCAGGCCGAAGGCGCGGGCTTCCACAAGGGTCTGCGTCCACGCCAGATCCAGATGATCGCCATCGGCGGTGCAATCGGAACGGGCCTGTTCATGGGCGCCGGCGGCCGACTCGCGACGGCGGGACCGGCGCTCGTGCTCGTCTACGCGGTCTGCGCGGTGTTCGCCTTCCTCGTGATGCGCGCACTCGGTGAACTGATCGTGCACCGCCCCTCCACGGGCTCCTTCGTGTCGTACGCCCGTGAGTTCTACGGCGAGAAGATGGCGTTCGCCGCCGGCTGGATGTACTGGCTCAACTGGGCGATGACCTCGGTCGCCGACGTCACCGCCGTCGCGCTGTACATGAACTTCTTCAAGCAGTACGTCCCCGCGCTCGTCGGCATCCCGCAGTGGGTGTTCGCGCTCGTCGCGCTCGTGCTCGTGCTCACGATGAACCTGCTCTCGGTGAAGGTCTTCGGCGAGCTCGAGTTCTGGTTCGCGATCATCAAGGTCGCCGCCCTCGTCACCTTCCTCGTCGTCGGCATCTTCTTCGTCGTCACCGGCACTCCCGTCGCGGGGAGCACCCCCGGCTTCCACCTGATCGTCGACAACGGGGGAGTCTTCCCGAACGGTATCCTCCCCGCCCTCATCGTGGTGCAGGGCGTCGTGTTCGCCTACGCGTCGATCGAGCTCGTCGGCACCGCCGCGGGCGAGACCGAGAACGCGCGCAAGATCATGCCGAAGGCGATCCGTGCCGTCGTGTTCCGCCTCGCCGTCTTCTACGTCGGCTCCGTCCTGCTGTTCGCGCTCCTCCTTCCGTTCTCCAGCTACAAGGCCGGTGAGAGCCCCTTCGTCACCTTCTTCGGGTCGATCGGCGTGCAGGGAGCCGACGTCATCATGAACCTCGTCGTGCTGACAGCAGTGGTCTCGTCCCTGAACGCCGGCCTGTACTCCACCGGCCGCATCCTGCACTCGATGGCCGTCACGGGCTCCGCGCCGGCCCCTCTCAAGCGGATGAACCGGGCCGGCGTTCCCTACATGGGCATCGCGGTCACCGCGGTCGTCACCGCTCTCGGCGTCGTGCTCAACGCGCTCGTCCCGTCGCAGGCGTTCGAGATCGCCCTGAACGTCTCCGCCCTCGGCATCATCAGCGCCTGGGCGGTCATCATCCTCTGCCAGATCAAGCTCCAGCGCCTGTCGCGCACCGGCGTCATGGAACGCCCGTCCTTCCGGATGCCGGGAGCTCCCTACACCGGCTGGGTCACCCTCGTGTTCCTCGCTGCGGTCATCGTCCTCATGGCGCTCGACTTCCCGATCGGCACCTTCACGGTCGGGTCGCTCGTCGTGATCGTGCCTGCCCTCATCGGGGGCTGGTTCCTGCTGCGCGACCGCATCCGGATGCTGGCCGCCGAGCAGACCGGCACGATCGCCGCACTGCAGCGCACGGACGAGGGCGGCGCGTGA
- a CDS encoding asparaginase domain-containing protein has translation MSEGHLVVIATGGTIASRRSPDGSSAPVLVGSALLDGLVDGDDVRIVDALAADSATFTLADMQYIVDQVARAVDDEGVRGVLVLHGTDSLEETSLLAAIQVGRPRVPVVFTGAQFTADHPDSDGPDNIRDALAATRAADAGVWVAFGGRILSTWGLSKFTTDRADAFGHARQDAAVVPRLPGDVSRFRVDIVALPPGADDLHVRASVAAGADGLVLEALGSGNTTPTVVAAVRDAVAGGIPVVVSSRVPRGLVVASYGGGGGGADLAEAGALHSPTLRPGQVRILLAALLASGADRDLIAAAVTGRAPVQPSDASTASSV, from the coding sequence GTGAGCGAAGGTCACCTCGTCGTCATCGCGACCGGCGGCACCATCGCGAGCCGCCGGTCGCCGGACGGATCGAGCGCTCCCGTCCTCGTCGGGAGCGCTCTGCTCGACGGTCTCGTCGATGGGGACGACGTCCGTATCGTCGACGCGTTGGCGGCCGACTCGGCCACCTTCACGCTCGCCGACATGCAGTACATCGTCGACCAGGTCGCCCGCGCCGTCGACGACGAGGGCGTGCGCGGAGTGCTCGTCCTGCACGGGACGGACTCGCTCGAGGAGACCTCATTGCTGGCCGCGATTCAGGTCGGACGGCCACGGGTTCCCGTGGTCTTCACCGGTGCACAGTTCACGGCCGACCACCCGGACTCGGACGGGCCCGACAACATCCGCGACGCCCTGGCTGCGACCCGCGCGGCGGACGCCGGCGTCTGGGTGGCGTTCGGAGGCCGCATCCTCTCGACGTGGGGTCTGTCGAAGTTCACCACCGACCGCGCCGATGCCTTCGGTCACGCGCGACAAGACGCCGCGGTCGTGCCGCGCCTGCCCGGCGACGTGTCTCGGTTCCGGGTCGACATCGTCGCGCTGCCTCCGGGCGCCGATGACCTGCACGTCCGCGCGAGTGTCGCGGCCGGAGCCGATGGGCTCGTCCTCGAGGCGCTCGGGTCGGGCAACACCACCCCGACGGTCGTCGCCGCGGTCCGCGACGCGGTGGCGGGCGGCATCCCCGTCGTCGTCTCGAGCCGTGTTCCGCGGGGTCTTGTCGTCGCCTCATACGGCGGAGGCGGAGGCGGCGCCGACCTCGCCGAGGCGGGCGCCCTGCATTCGCCGACCCTGCGCCCGGGGCAGGTCCGCATCCTGCTGGCTGCGCTGTTGGCGAGCGGTGCCGACCGCGACCTCATCGCCGCCGCGGTCACGGGGCGTGCGCCGGTTCAGCCTTCGGACGCCAGCACCGCGTCCAGCGTCTGA
- the gltX gene encoding glutamate--tRNA ligase, with the protein MVSAPDPRTTTATGSDIRVRFCPSPTGLPHVGLIRTALFNWAYARHNGGKLVFRIEDTDAARDSEESYQQLLEALRWLEIDWDEGVEVGGPHAPYRQSQRHELYREVLDKLLAAGVVYESYSTAEEIDARNEANGRAKQLGYDNYDRTLTEEQKAAFRAEGREPAYRLRVPDEDLTYVDLIRGEVTFPAGSFPDFVIVRAGGVPLYTFVNPVDDALMGITHVIRGEDLMPSTARQLSLYRALIEAGVTDFVPRFGHMPLVLGEEGNKKLSKRDPKADLFLQREKGFIHEGLLNYLSLLGWSLAPDRDVFSLDELVEAFDIADVNPNPARFDQKKAESINGDHIRMLAPEDFATRILPYLRDAEIIGETLDDRERALIAAAAPLVQERVQLLGDVPGLLGFLFREDVEYADDALASLPANAGEVLVASVNALELVPHAEFAAASVQEALQKALIEELGLKPRVAYGPLRVAVSGRRVSPPLFESMELLGKSESIRRLDALVQKIG; encoded by the coding sequence ATGGTTTCCGCACCCGATCCCCGCACCACGACCGCAACCGGCTCCGACATCCGGGTGCGGTTCTGCCCCTCGCCCACGGGCCTGCCGCACGTCGGCCTCATCCGCACCGCGCTCTTCAACTGGGCCTACGCCCGGCACAACGGCGGCAAGCTCGTCTTCCGCATCGAAGACACGGATGCGGCCCGCGACAGCGAGGAGAGCTACCAGCAGCTGCTCGAGGCGCTGCGCTGGCTCGAGATCGACTGGGACGAGGGCGTCGAGGTCGGCGGGCCCCACGCGCCGTACCGGCAGTCGCAGCGGCATGAGCTCTACCGCGAGGTGCTCGACAAGCTGCTCGCCGCGGGCGTCGTGTACGAGAGCTACTCGACGGCCGAGGAGATCGACGCACGCAATGAGGCGAACGGCCGTGCCAAGCAGCTCGGGTACGACAACTACGACCGCACGCTCACCGAGGAGCAGAAGGCCGCGTTCCGCGCCGAGGGACGCGAGCCCGCCTACCGCCTGCGCGTGCCGGATGAAGACCTCACCTACGTCGACCTCATCCGGGGCGAGGTGACGTTCCCCGCCGGGTCCTTCCCCGACTTCGTCATCGTGCGCGCGGGCGGTGTACCGCTGTACACCTTCGTGAACCCCGTCGACGACGCGCTCATGGGCATCACGCACGTGATCCGCGGCGAGGACCTCATGCCCTCGACCGCGCGTCAGCTCTCGCTCTACCGTGCGCTCATCGAGGCCGGCGTCACCGACTTCGTGCCGCGCTTCGGTCACATGCCGCTGGTGCTGGGGGAGGAGGGCAACAAGAAGCTCTCCAAGCGCGACCCCAAGGCCGATCTGTTCCTGCAGCGCGAGAAGGGCTTCATCCACGAGGGTCTGCTCAACTACCTCTCGCTTCTCGGCTGGTCGCTCGCCCCCGATCGCGACGTGTTCTCGCTCGACGAGCTCGTCGAGGCCTTCGACATCGCGGACGTGAACCCCAACCCGGCCCGCTTCGATCAGAAGAAGGCCGAGTCCATCAACGGCGATCACATCCGGATGCTGGCACCCGAGGACTTCGCGACCCGCATCCTGCCGTACCTGCGCGACGCCGAGATCATCGGCGAGACGCTCGACGATCGCGAGCGGGCGCTCATCGCCGCCGCGGCACCGCTCGTGCAGGAGCGTGTGCAGCTGCTGGGCGATGTGCCGGGCCTCCTTGGCTTCCTGTTCCGCGAGGACGTGGAATACGCCGACGACGCCCTTGCATCGCTGCCGGCCAACGCGGGCGAGGTGCTCGTCGCCTCGGTGAACGCGCTCGAGCTCGTTCCGCACGCGGAGTTCGCCGCCGCATCCGTGCAGGAGGCGCTGCAGAAGGCGCTGATCGAAGAGCTCGGCCTGAAGCCGCGCGTCGCGTACGGTCCGCTCCGGGTCGCGGTCAGCGGTCGCCGGGTGTCGCCGCCGTTGTTCGAGTCGATGGAGCTGCTGGGCAAGAGCGAGAGCATCCGCCGGCTCGACGCCCTGGTGCAGAAGATCGGCTGA
- a CDS encoding AAA family ATPase, with amino-acid sequence MRIVVSGTHASGKSTLISDFTARHPHFTVLTDPFESMDESDDAPRAGMFAAQLRISAERLTADSLARDVIAERGPLDFLAYLLALADLTAHPVDEDVLRLATDRTAEALSAVNLLVVLPLTSTEAIQVPIDEHLALREATNDVLLELVDDPDIVGQTRVVEVTGSPAQRLQTLDAVLASEG; translated from the coding sequence GTGCGCATCGTCGTGTCCGGCACTCACGCCAGTGGCAAGAGCACCCTCATCTCGGACTTCACCGCGCGGCATCCGCACTTCACTGTGCTGACAGACCCGTTCGAGTCGATGGACGAGTCGGACGACGCCCCGCGGGCGGGCATGTTCGCCGCGCAGCTTCGGATCTCGGCAGAGCGACTCACTGCGGACAGCCTTGCCCGTGATGTCATCGCCGAGCGCGGCCCGCTGGACTTCCTTGCGTACCTGCTCGCACTCGCGGACCTCACCGCGCATCCCGTGGACGAGGACGTCCTGAGGCTGGCCACCGACCGTACCGCCGAGGCGCTGAGCGCTGTGAATCTCCTGGTCGTCCTGCCCCTCACATCAACGGAGGCGATCCAGGTGCCCATCGACGAGCATCTCGCTCTGCGGGAGGCGACGAACGACGTCCTGCTCGAACTGGTCGATGACCCCGACATCGTCGGCCAGACACGGGTGGTGGAGGTGACCGGGTCCCCGGCGCAGCGTCTTCAGACGCTGGACGCGGTGCTGGCGTCCGAAGGCTGA
- a CDS encoding glycosyltransferase family 39 protein, with translation MTAVSAPPARSWRSRAAWPVGLVLIVITAAVLTGWQVSASMSDYYGAVAMSMSKSWSNLFFGAFDPAGTVSLDKIPGSFWIPALAVRLFGFSPAAVILPNAIAATAAAVITAFTARRLVGTTGGLLAGAVVATTPILVAVARSNQPQTFFVLALAMVAWAAVRAIQQRSLGWYLLAGALVGVAFQTYMLEAWAVWPALAAAYLCTRQPWWRRIWHTLLAGAVSLVVSLAWVAVVWLVPASDRPYVGGTNGNDPWEMVFGYNGLGRFSATADSAAYRSFTPSFSGDPGPFRLFNTELAGQIAWLLPATLAAIVVLFILRWRPAIVVFLGGWFATEVAMFSLVAGMHQFYTSALAIPVALLVATAFAVARSRRLLWPQILLIAVAALTAVLIAAMYPEPSPVIAWVQAAIAAAAILLLVLERRAHALRWVTATVAVIALLLTPAAWSALTISTPSSINPTAAGVSQMPGGGGGFAGPRPGGTAFGGSASGTRPQPPAGGAQTGARGGMRPTGVPGENASNAALLLYLTERQDDAKYLVATFGAQSAAQLILGSHGGSVLPIGGFDGSDDVPTLATFQQMVADGEVRYVLGSGASGAGAGGTRSASSSTKDISAWVTSTCTLVSDAPSGATLYSCTAG, from the coding sequence ATGACCGCTGTTTCCGCTCCCCCTGCCCGTTCGTGGCGGTCCCGTGCCGCGTGGCCCGTGGGGCTCGTGCTGATCGTCATCACCGCCGCCGTCTTGACCGGATGGCAGGTGTCCGCATCGATGAGCGACTACTACGGCGCCGTGGCGATGTCGATGAGCAAGAGCTGGTCGAATCTCTTTTTCGGCGCCTTCGACCCCGCCGGCACGGTGTCGCTCGACAAGATCCCGGGCTCCTTCTGGATCCCCGCCCTGGCCGTGCGCCTGTTCGGCTTCTCGCCGGCGGCCGTCATCCTGCCCAACGCCATCGCGGCCACCGCGGCGGCCGTCATCACCGCGTTCACCGCACGTCGGTTGGTCGGGACGACGGGTGGTCTGCTCGCGGGTGCGGTCGTCGCCACCACACCGATCCTCGTCGCGGTCGCGCGGTCCAATCAGCCGCAGACGTTCTTCGTCCTCGCGCTCGCGATGGTGGCGTGGGCCGCGGTGCGGGCGATCCAGCAGCGCAGTCTCGGCTGGTACCTGCTCGCCGGAGCGCTCGTCGGCGTGGCTTTCCAGACCTACATGCTCGAGGCGTGGGCGGTCTGGCCGGCGCTCGCGGCGGCCTACTTGTGCACGCGCCAGCCGTGGTGGCGACGCATCTGGCACACGCTCCTCGCGGGCGCCGTGAGCCTCGTGGTCTCGCTCGCCTGGGTCGCCGTCGTCTGGCTCGTTCCCGCATCCGATCGCCCATACGTCGGTGGAACGAACGGCAACGATCCGTGGGAGATGGTGTTCGGCTATAACGGGCTCGGGCGCTTCAGCGCCACTGCCGACTCGGCCGCCTACCGCTCGTTCACGCCGTCTTTCTCTGGCGATCCCGGCCCCTTCCGCCTGTTCAACACCGAACTCGCCGGACAAATCGCGTGGCTGCTTCCCGCGACTCTCGCTGCCATCGTTGTTCTGTTCATCCTGCGGTGGCGCCCCGCGATCGTCGTGTTCCTCGGCGGGTGGTTCGCGACCGAGGTGGCGATGTTCTCGCTCGTCGCGGGGATGCACCAGTTCTACACCTCCGCGCTCGCGATCCCCGTCGCCCTCCTCGTGGCCACGGCGTTCGCCGTCGCGCGCTCGCGACGCCTGCTGTGGCCGCAGATCCTGCTCATCGCCGTCGCGGCGCTCACGGCCGTTCTGATCGCAGCGATGTACCCCGAACCGAGCCCGGTCATCGCCTGGGTACAGGCCGCGATCGCCGCGGCGGCGATTCTGCTCCTCGTTCTCGAACGCCGGGCACACGCGCTGCGCTGGGTGACCGCCACCGTCGCGGTGATCGCCCTCCTGCTGACGCCGGCGGCCTGGTCGGCACTGACGATCAGCACACCGAGCTCGATCAATCCCACGGCCGCGGGCGTTTCCCAAATGCCCGGTGGCGGAGGTGGCTTCGCTGGACCACGCCCAGGAGGTACCGCATTCGGCGGATCAGCGAGCGGCACGAGACCGCAACCCCCCGCCGGCGGCGCGCAGACCGGCGCCCGCGGCGGGATGCGTCCCACGGGCGTGCCTGGCGAAAACGCCTCGAACGCGGCACTGCTGCTCTACCTCACGGAGCGTCAGGACGACGCGAAGTACCTCGTCGCCACGTTCGGCGCGCAGTCGGCGGCGCAGCTCATCCTCGGCTCGCACGGCGGTTCCGTGCTGCCCATCGGCGGATTCGACGGCAGCGACGATGTGCCGACCCTTGCCACGTTCCAGCAGATGGTCGCCGACGGCGAGGTCAGGTACGTGCTCGGCTCCGGCGCATCGGGCGCTGGCGCGGGAGGTACCCGCTCCGCGTCCTCCTCCACGAAAGACATCAGCGCCTGGGTGACATCCACCTGCACCCTCGTCAGCGATGCACCCTCGGGCGCGACGCTCTACTCCTGCACCGCAGGATGA
- a CDS encoding multidrug effflux MFS transporter — translation MRSAVRTPLLLTLALLAAVAPFGTDLYLSAFPAMTIDLGTTAAGVQLSLTAFLIGAGVGQLVFGPLSDRVGRYAPLLAGLLIYVAASVAATLAPTIALLVIARFVQGLAGSAGMVIGRAIIADLAKGTEAARAMALMMLVGGIAPIVAPFAGSVLAAPLGWRGLLGIVAALGVVALPLVLLFVRETHPRGVRHAMRTDSSAPAGRLLSRRYIGYACAYAFAFATMMAYISASPFVYQTMMGFDEVQYGLAFAVNALALTVSSVIGSRLTHRIPLPRLLRIGLLWNLAAILVLLILVVVGVPAIWLAAPILAAVCSLGFVMGNATALALEAAHGRAGSGSAGLGFLQFTLAGLVSPLVGIGGEESALPLALTMLVASVVANAAFLIAQRADAAGAAVTV, via the coding sequence ATGCGATCCGCGGTGCGCACGCCCCTGCTGCTCACGCTCGCGCTCCTGGCCGCCGTCGCGCCGTTCGGCACCGACCTCTATCTCTCTGCGTTCCCCGCGATGACCATCGACTTGGGGACCACGGCCGCGGGCGTGCAGCTCTCCCTCACGGCCTTTCTGATCGGCGCCGGCGTGGGGCAGCTCGTCTTCGGGCCCCTCTCCGACCGCGTGGGGCGTTACGCGCCCCTTCTCGCAGGGCTTCTCATCTACGTCGCCGCGAGCGTCGCGGCGACGTTGGCTCCGACGATCGCCCTTCTCGTCATTGCTCGTTTCGTGCAGGGGCTCGCTGGCTCCGCCGGGATGGTCATCGGCCGCGCGATCATCGCCGACCTCGCAAAGGGAACGGAGGCCGCTCGAGCGATGGCACTCATGATGCTCGTGGGCGGTATCGCGCCGATCGTCGCGCCGTTCGCGGGAAGCGTTCTGGCCGCCCCGCTCGGGTGGCGTGGATTGCTCGGGATCGTGGCGGCCCTCGGGGTCGTCGCCCTTCCGCTCGTTCTCCTGTTCGTGCGGGAGACTCACCCCCGTGGCGTCCGTCATGCGATGCGAACGGATTCTTCCGCGCCGGCCGGACGCCTGCTGTCGCGCCGCTACATCGGCTATGCCTGCGCCTACGCCTTCGCATTCGCGACGATGATGGCGTACATCTCGGCCTCGCCCTTCGTCTATCAGACGATGATGGGATTCGACGAGGTACAGTACGGCCTCGCCTTCGCGGTCAATGCACTCGCTCTCACCGTATCCAGCGTCATCGGTAGTCGCCTCACCCATCGCATCCCTCTCCCGCGGCTGCTGCGGATCGGCCTGCTTTGGAACCTCGCTGCGATTCTCGTGCTGCTGATCCTCGTGGTCGTGGGCGTTCCCGCGATCTGGCTCGCCGCACCGATCCTCGCCGCCGTGTGCTCGCTCGGCTTCGTGATGGGCAACGCCACGGCCCTCGCTCTGGAGGCCGCGCACGGGCGCGCCGGCTCCGGCTCCGCAGGGCTCGGCTTCCTCCAGTTCACTCTCGCCGGCCTCGTCTCACCGCTCGTCGGCATCGGCGGAGAAGAGAGCGCACTGCCCCTCGCGCTCACCATGCTCGTGGCGTCCGTGGTGGCGAACGCGGCATTCCTCATCGCACAGCGAGCGGATGCTGCGGGAGCAGCGGTGACGGTGTGA
- a CDS encoding FadR/GntR family transcriptional regulator, whose translation MSSPAVGARAADGVFDGLREEIVTGRLAVGERLPSEAALAERYGVSRPSVREAIRSLQTLGLTRTRTGSGTYVVSDRPALSLGYGDFSPRDLSEARPHIEVPAAGLAAERRTDEQRAELVALCDRMDATTDPEEWVELDSRFHLLVAEASGNAVFARAVGDIRDALSHQSGVVNLIADRREPSSREHRAIAEAIGIGSAIEAREAMRAHLGAVERVVSPLSEPASRD comes from the coding sequence ATGAGCTCGCCCGCTGTTGGCGCCCGCGCGGCGGACGGAGTCTTCGACGGTCTCCGCGAAGAGATCGTCACCGGCCGACTCGCCGTGGGAGAGAGGCTCCCCTCGGAAGCGGCCCTCGCCGAGCGCTACGGCGTGAGCCGTCCCAGTGTGCGCGAGGCCATCCGCTCGCTCCAGACGCTCGGCCTCACCCGCACTCGAACGGGCAGCGGCACCTACGTGGTGTCGGACCGCCCGGCCCTCTCCCTCGGGTACGGCGACTTCTCGCCGCGCGACCTCAGCGAGGCTCGACCGCACATCGAGGTGCCGGCCGCGGGCCTCGCCGCCGAGCGACGCACCGACGAACAGCGCGCAGAGCTCGTGGCGCTGTGCGATCGCATGGACGCCACGACCGACCCGGAGGAGTGGGTCGAGCTCGACTCGCGCTTCCACCTGCTCGTGGCCGAGGCGTCCGGCAACGCGGTGTTCGCCCGCGCCGTCGGCGACATCCGTGATGCCCTCAGCCACCAGTCCGGCGTCGTGAACCTCATCGCGGATCGTCGTGAGCCTTCCTCCCGCGAGCACAGGGCGATCGCCGAGGCGATCGGCATCGGATCGGCCATCGAGGCGCGCGAGGCGATGCGCGCGCACCTCGGCGCGGTCGAACGCGTCGTCAGCCCGCTGTCGGAACCAGCTTCTCGGGACTGA
- a CDS encoding MarR family winged helix-turn-helix transcriptional regulator — MTPQADLDSQAAGSAAVDVRRENALADLADVVLSVARKIHAQTSEASDAIPLTPLEALAMQHIDRRPGLTSSEFAAELSLKSSNASAALRELERKGLIRRDPDPADRRTVRVTATARASENLLRVRHTWASLLSDIPADADRLATTTELLRSAERQLSERRYSRSSTH; from the coding sequence ATGACCCCACAGGCCGATCTCGATTCGCAGGCTGCCGGCTCCGCCGCGGTCGACGTGCGCAGAGAGAACGCGCTCGCAGACCTCGCCGACGTCGTCCTGAGCGTCGCGCGCAAGATCCACGCGCAGACGTCCGAGGCGTCGGATGCCATCCCCCTGACGCCGCTCGAGGCATTGGCCATGCAGCACATCGACCGCCGCCCGGGCCTCACCTCATCTGAGTTCGCCGCCGAACTGTCACTGAAGAGCAGCAATGCCAGCGCCGCGCTACGAGAGCTGGAGCGAAAAGGGCTCATCCGCAGAGATCCCGATCCCGCGGACCGGCGCACCGTACGCGTGACCGCCACCGCCAGAGCGAGCGAGAACCTGCTCCGGGTCCGTCACACGTGGGCGAGCCTGCTATCCGACATTCCCGCGGACGCCGACCGCCTCGCGACAACGACGGAGCTCCTCCGGTCAGCGGAGCGCCAGCTCTCCGAGCGGCGATACAGCCGCTCGTCGACCCATTGA
- a CDS encoding AraC family transcriptional regulator produces the protein MVCWVAAGGAELTIDEETVVLTAGDIVCLPAGRSVKYCTQEGSAVIPLGWLPGGLPMAGGIIARVDESATAPLLRLAAWAYTEVTPYDGGDARRALEAALGLQEAPATHSDVTRATYALLDELSHEPSNDASTEQLAARMGIEPADLRGAIDALTGTNLPSWRSRMRMAWARQLLREGAHATQVARRLGYADSASFSRAFTRAHGCPPGTYRKRGLSSRGE, from the coding sequence GTGGTCTGCTGGGTTGCCGCAGGCGGAGCCGAGCTCACGATCGACGAGGAGACCGTGGTACTGACCGCCGGCGACATCGTGTGTCTGCCCGCGGGCCGTTCGGTGAAGTACTGCACGCAGGAAGGGTCCGCGGTCATCCCACTCGGATGGCTGCCGGGCGGTCTCCCCATGGCAGGCGGCATCATCGCGCGCGTGGACGAGTCCGCCACGGCGCCGCTTCTCCGCCTGGCGGCGTGGGCGTACACCGAGGTCACTCCGTACGATGGCGGCGACGCTCGGCGCGCGCTCGAGGCAGCGCTCGGACTGCAGGAGGCGCCTGCCACGCACAGTGATGTGACCCGCGCCACTTACGCGCTGCTCGACGAGCTCTCCCACGAGCCCTCGAACGACGCATCGACCGAGCAGCTCGCAGCTCGCATGGGTATCGAGCCGGCGGATCTGCGCGGCGCGATCGACGCGCTGACAGGGACGAACCTGCCGTCCTGGCGCTCACGCATGCGAATGGCCTGGGCGCGGCAACTGCTCCGTGAGGGCGCACACGCGACACAGGTCGCCCGACGCCTCGGCTACGCCGACTCCGCCTCCTTCAGCCGCGCGTTCACGCGCGCGCACGGCTGCCCTCCCGGGACGTATCGGAAGCGGGGATTGAGCAGCCGCGGAGAATGA